A section of the Rhea pennata isolate bPtePen1 chromosome 24, bPtePen1.pri, whole genome shotgun sequence genome encodes:
- the STT3A gene encoding dolichyl-diphosphooligosaccharide--protein glycosyltransferase subunit STT3A, with translation MTKLGFLRLSYEKQDTLLKLLILSMAAVLSFSTRLFSVLRFESVIHEFDPYFNYRTTRFLAEEGFYKFHNWFDDRAWYPLGRIIGGTIYPGLMITSAAIYHVLHFFHVTIDIRNVCVFLAPLFSSFTTIVTYHLTKELKDAGAGLLAAAMIAVVPGYISRSVAGSYDNEGIAIFCMLLTYYMWIKAVKTGSIYWAAMCALAYFYMVSSWGGYVFLINLIPLHVLVLMLTGRFSHRIYVAYCTVYCLGTILSMQISFVGFQPVLSSEHMAALGVFGLCQIHAFVDYLRSKLNPQQFEILFRSVISLVGFVLLTIGAVLMLTGKISPWTGRFYSLLDPSYAKNNIPIIASVSEHQPTTWSSYYFDLQLLVFMFPVGLYYCFSNLSDARIFIIMYGVTSMYFSAVMVRLMLVLAPVMCILSGIGVSQVLSTYMKNLDISRPDKKSKKQQDSTYPIKNEVASGMILVMAFFLITYTFHSTWVTSEAYSSPSIVLSARGGDGSRIIFDDFREAYYWLRHNTPEDAKVMSWWDYGYQITAMANRTILVDNNTWNNTHISRVGQAMASTEEKAYEIMRELDVSYVLVIFGGLTGYSSDDINKFLWMVRIGGSTDTGRHIKEHDYYTPTGEFRVDREGSPVLLNCLMYKMCYYRFGQVYTEAKRPPGYDRVRNAEIGNKDFELDVLEEAYTTEHWLVRIYKVKDLDNRGLSRT, from the exons ATGACCAAGTTGGGGTTTCTCCGGCTGTCCTACGAGAAGCAAGACACTCTCCTCAAGCTCCTCATTTTGTCgatggcagctgtgctgt CTTTCTCCACAagacttttttctgtcttaagaTTTGAAAGCGTCATCCATGAATTTGACCC GTATTTTAACTACCGCACAACCCGCTTTCTGGCAGAGGAGGGTTTCTATAAGTTCCACAACTGGTTTGACGACCGAGCGTGGTACCCTTTGGGCAGGATCATCGGTGGAACCATTTATCCAG GTCTTATGATCACATCGGCAGCGATTTACCACGTGCTTCACTTCTTCCACGTCACCATTGACATCCGAAATGTCTGCGTGTTCTTGgctcccctcttctcctctttcacCACCATAGTAACTTACCACCTCACCAAAGAGCTCAAG GATGCAGGGGCAGGACTCCTTGCCGCTGCCATGATTGCAGTCGTGCCCGGGTACATCTCTCGATCTGTTGCCGGCTCCTACGATAACGAAG GTATCGCCATATTCTGCATGCTGTTGACTTACTACATGTGGATCAAAGCAGTAAAAACTGGCTCCATCTATTGGGCAGCCATGTGTGCTCTGGCGTATTTCTACATG GTCTCCTCGTGGGGTGGCTACGTCTTTCTGATTAACCTCATCCCCTTGCATGTTCTTGTGCTGATGCTGACCGGGCGCTTCTCCCACAGGATCTACGTAGCCTATTGTACGGTCTACTGCTTGGGGACAATCCTCTCGATGCAGATCTCCTTTGTGGGCTTTCAG CCCGTCCTCTCCTCGGAGCACATGGCTGCCCTGGGAGTCTTCGGCTTGTGTCAGATCCACGCCTTTGTGGACTACCTGCGGAGCAAGCTGAACCCGCAGCAATTTGAAATCCTCTTCCGGAGCGTCATTTCTCTCGTCGGCTTCGTCCTCCTCACCATAGGGGCTGTGCTGATGCTCACAG GGAAGATCTCCCCGTGGACGGGGCGTTTCTACTCTCTGCTGGACCCTTCCTATGCGAAGAACAACATCCCCATCATCGCGTCTGTCTCCGAGCACCAGCCCACCACTTGGTCCTCCTACTACTTTGACCTGCAGCTTCTTGTTTTCATGTTCCCAG TCGGGCTGTATTACTGCTTCAGCAATCTCTCCGACGCCCGCATCTTCATCATCATGTACGGTGTCACCAGCATGTACTTCTCTGCGGTGATG GTGCGTCTGATGCTGGTGCTGGCCCCGGTCATGTGCATCCTGTCTGGCATTGGGGTTTCTCAGGTGCTCTCCACCTACATGAAGAACCTGGACATCAGCCGACCggacaagaaaagcaaaaaacaacaaGACTCCACGTACCCCATCAAAAACGAA GTCGCCAGCGGCATGATCCTGGTCATGGCTTTCTTTCTGATCACGTACACCTTCCACTCGACCTGGGTGACCAGCGAGGCCTACTCCTCTCCCTCCATCGTGCTCTCTGCTCGAGGTGGGGACGGCAGCAGGATCATCTTTGACGACTTCAGAGAGGCTTACTACTGGCTGCGGCACAACACACCGGAG GACGCGAAGGTCATGTCTTGGTGGGATTACGGGTATCAGATAACCGCGATGGCCAATCGGACCATTCTGGTGGACAACAACACCTGGAACAACACACACATCTCGCGAGTTGGTCAG GCCATGGCATCGACGGAGGAGAAGGCCTACGAGATCATGCGGGAGCTGGACGTCAGCTATGTGCTGGTAATATTCGGAGGCCTCACTGGATACTCGTCTGACG ACATCAACAAGTTCTTGTGGATGGTGCGGATCGGGGGCAGCACGGACACGGGCCGGCACATCAAGGAGCACGACTACTACACGCCGACGGGCGAGTTCCGTGTCGACCGCGAGGGCTCCCCGGTGCTGCTCAACTGCCTCATGTACAAGATGTGCTACTACCGCTTCGGGCAGGTCTACACCGAAGCCA AGCGGCCGCCGGGCTACGACCGCGTGCGGAACGCCGAGATCGGCAACAAGGACTTCGAGCTGGACGTGCTGGAGGAGGCCTACACCACAGAGCACTGGCTGGTCCGGATATACAAA GTCAAAGACTTGGACAACCGGGGCCTCTCGCGAACGTAG